One part of the Tenacibaculum sp. 190130A14a genome encodes these proteins:
- a CDS encoding ThiF family adenylyltransferase: MEDRYTSNRIFLTKEEQDKIKNVPILIGGAGIGSVIAECILRFGFENITIVDSNVVEVSKLNRENYIESDIDTSKSEAIKKRLLNINSKATITALNCMIDEENITSIIEGHKIAINTLDHSSNIPLLFDEICRDKEVPVLHSYNLGWGGLVTIINPNSLLLDAIFRKKEDVNEMEVIRYAASYMRFWGKPQSWLDEIIAAYKKEKETLPPPQLCVSSWLVASMCTSILYKIVIGKEVKVFPEFYLSVIDS, from the coding sequence TTGGAAGATAGGTACACTAGTAATCGTATATTTTTAACAAAAGAAGAGCAAGATAAAATAAAGAATGTGCCCATTCTTATTGGAGGAGCTGGCATTGGGAGTGTGATTGCAGAATGTATTTTACGTTTTGGTTTTGAAAATATAACTATTGTAGATAGTAATGTTGTTGAAGTATCAAAGCTAAATAGAGAGAATTATATAGAAAGTGATATTGATACTAGTAAGTCAGAAGCAATAAAGAAGCGACTCCTAAACATCAATTCAAAAGCTACTATTACCGCTCTCAATTGTATGATTGATGAAGAAAATATTACCTCTATAATAGAAGGCCATAAAATAGCAATTAATACACTAGACCATTCATCCAATATACCTTTGCTTTTTGATGAGATTTGCAGAGATAAAGAGGTTCCAGTTCTGCACTCATACAATTTGGGGTGGGGTGGATTGGTAACTATTATTAATCCGAATAGTTTATTATTGGATGCTATTTTTAGAAAGAAAGAAGATGTAAATGAAATGGAGGTTATTCGATATGCAGCAAGTTATATGAGGTTTTGGGGTAAGCCACAAAGTTGGCTCGATGAAATCATAGCTGCATATAAAAAGGAAAAGGAAACGTTACCACCACCTCAATTATGTGTATCATCATGGTTGGTAGCTTCAATGTGTACCAGTATTTTGTATAAAATAGTAATTGGAAAAGAGGTAAAAGTTTTTCCTGAATTTTATTTGTCTGTAATAGATAGTTAA
- a CDS encoding NAD(P)H-dependent oxidoreductase: MNSIENLQWRYAVKKFDEHKSLSTEQINILKEAFNLTATSYGLQPVKMVVIHNKELQQQLVPHSWNQQQVAQASHVLVLCIPKEFTQEDVENYFTLVKNIRNTPDEILNPFKEMLSSSVASKTQEELRTWNKNQAYIALGNLMTVAANEQIDSCPMEGFIPEKYDEILGLAQHNLTSVLVLPVGFRAEDDYMKDLKKVRRKTEEVIIELS, encoded by the coding sequence ATGAATAGTATAGAAAATTTACAATGGCGTTATGCTGTTAAAAAATTTGACGAACATAAATCACTTTCTACAGAACAAATCAACATTTTAAAAGAAGCTTTTAATTTAACAGCGACTTCTTATGGGTTACAACCTGTAAAAATGGTGGTTATTCATAACAAAGAACTACAACAACAATTAGTACCGCATTCTTGGAACCAACAACAAGTAGCTCAAGCATCACATGTATTGGTTTTATGTATTCCAAAAGAGTTTACACAAGAAGATGTAGAAAACTACTTTACCTTAGTAAAAAACATTAGAAATACTCCAGACGAAATTTTAAATCCGTTTAAAGAAATGCTTTCTTCTTCTGTCGCTAGTAAAACACAAGAAGAATTGCGTACCTGGAACAAAAACCAAGCTTACATTGCTTTAGGAAACTTAATGACCGTTGCCGCTAACGAGCAAATTGATTCTTGCCCAATGGAAGGATTTATTCCTGAAAAGTACGATGAAATTTTAGGTTTAGCACAGCACAATTTAACCTCTGTATTGGTATTACCTGTTGGATTCAGAGCCGAAGACGACTATATGAAAGACTTGAAAAAAGTTCGTAGAAAAACTGAAGAGGTAATTATAGAACTTTCTTAG
- a CDS encoding peroxiredoxin family protein has product MKNFIKSLFISAFPLYALVISIKTLLTNSFTLHNIGLLVSSIAVVLFFTMLFIKPVARTTKTLTFYSALISIGFALNLLDFNRDSLLIPLSIALGWLAYLTWYSTFNSRDMSVLDFGKKLPEFSLENTKNEMVNSRSFTGDFKIFIFFRGNWCPLCMAQIKEVVDQYKELEKRKVDMLLISSQPHKFTKNLAKKHQVPFHFLRDINNQVALQLKIIHKNGLPAGFQALGYESDVVLPTVIITDKNDKIIFADLTDNYRVRPEPATFLRIIDNYKG; this is encoded by the coding sequence ATGAAAAATTTCATTAAATCTCTCTTTATTAGTGCATTTCCATTATATGCCTTGGTTATTTCCATTAAGACACTCCTAACAAATAGCTTTACACTACATAACATTGGACTGTTAGTTTCGTCAATTGCAGTAGTATTGTTTTTCACAATGCTCTTTATAAAACCAGTTGCCAGAACCACCAAAACATTAACATTTTATTCGGCTTTAATTAGCATCGGTTTTGCATTAAACTTACTAGATTTCAATAGAGATTCTTTATTAATTCCGCTTTCAATTGCTTTGGGTTGGTTAGCTTATTTAACTTGGTACTCTACCTTTAACTCAAGAGATATGTCAGTTTTAGACTTTGGAAAAAAACTACCTGAATTTTCTCTTGAAAACACCAAGAACGAAATGGTTAATAGCCGCTCTTTTACAGGTGATTTTAAAATTTTCATCTTCTTTCGTGGTAATTGGTGTCCGTTATGTATGGCACAAATAAAAGAAGTAGTGGATCAATATAAAGAACTAGAAAAAAGAAAAGTAGATATGTTATTGATAAGCTCTCAGCCTCATAAATTCACGAAGAACTTAGCTAAAAAACACCAAGTCCCTTTTCATTTTTTACGAGATATAAACAACCAGGTTGCCCTACAGTTAAAAATAATTCACAAAAACGGACTGCCAGCAGGGTTTCAGGCACTAGGCTACGAATCTGACGTAGTATTACCTACCGTAATTATTACCGACAAAAACGATAAAATAATCTTTGCTGATTTAACTGATAACTATCGTGTTCGACCAGAACCAGCTACTTTCTTACGAATTATTGACAACTATAAAGGCTAA
- a CDS encoding DUF2851 family protein: MKENFLHFLWKQQLFDFNKLTTVQGETVKVLKPGGIEYQYRPRFF, translated from the coding sequence ATGAAAGAGAACTTTTTACATTTTTTATGGAAACAACAACTATTTGATTTTAATAAGTTAACCACAGTTCAAGGAGAAACAGTTAAAGTGTTGAAACCTGGGGGTATTGAATACCAATACAGGCCCAGATTTTTTTAA
- a CDS encoding DUF2851 family protein gives MNTNTGPDFFNAQLKISDQLWVGTVEIHVKSSDWYVHQHEMDANYDAVILHVVWEHDMEVYMKNNVPLPTIVLQDYIPDNILTNYDRLFHKNERWISCETQITEVDTFLFHNWLERLYFERLERKSVLIYDLLEKSNNDFEAVLFQLLAKNFGLKVNGDSFLSLAQSVEFSLLRKVRHDRKVISALLFGQAGFLEKEVDEDYFRQLKVAYIYLQKKHGISPCIYAQFQFFRMRPANFPTVRLAQLIGLYHRHSNLFYELMNLESLEAVYTFFSIEVDSFWKNHYTFEATSKKTHKKLTKSFIDLLIINTIVPLKFVWMKSRGESLHEDIFLLLREMKPEKNTIVSKFSEINISSTNAFETQALLELKNKYCDLKLCLSCVVGNKLLRNKIT, from the coding sequence TTGAATACCAATACAGGCCCAGATTTTTTTAATGCTCAGTTAAAGATAAGTGATCAACTTTGGGTAGGTACTGTAGAAATTCATGTGAAATCCTCCGATTGGTATGTGCATCAACATGAAATGGACGCTAATTATGATGCAGTAATTTTACATGTAGTTTGGGAACACGACATGGAGGTATATATGAAGAATAATGTGCCATTACCTACAATAGTTTTACAAGACTATATACCTGATAACATTCTGACAAATTATGATCGATTATTTCATAAAAATGAACGTTGGATTTCATGTGAGACCCAAATTACTGAGGTAGATACTTTTTTATTTCATAATTGGTTAGAACGTTTGTATTTTGAACGTTTAGAGCGCAAGTCAGTTTTAATTTATGACTTACTTGAAAAATCTAATAATGATTTCGAAGCGGTATTGTTTCAGTTGCTTGCCAAGAACTTTGGATTAAAAGTAAATGGAGATTCTTTCTTAAGTTTAGCACAATCGGTTGAATTCTCTTTGTTACGTAAAGTGCGCCACGATAGGAAAGTGATTTCAGCATTGCTATTTGGTCAGGCTGGTTTTTTAGAAAAAGAAGTTGATGAAGATTATTTTAGACAACTCAAAGTAGCATATATATATCTACAAAAGAAACATGGTATTTCACCATGCATTTATGCACAATTTCAGTTTTTTAGGATGCGTCCAGCCAATTTTCCAACAGTTCGATTGGCACAGCTAATAGGCTTATATCATAGGCATTCAAATTTATTTTATGAGCTCATGAATTTAGAAAGTTTGGAAGCAGTGTATACGTTTTTCTCAATAGAAGTTGATTCATTTTGGAAAAACCATTACACATTTGAAGCAACCTCAAAAAAGACACATAAAAAGTTAACGAAATCGTTTATTGATTTGCTCATCATTAATACCATTGTTCCTTTAAAATTTGTTTGGATGAAGAGTAGAGGAGAATCATTACATGAGGATATCTTTCTTTTGTTAAGAGAAATGAAACCAGAAAAGAATACAATTGTTTCTAAGTTTTCAGAAATAAATATATCATCAACAAATGCTTTTGAAACACAAGCATTGTTAGAATTAAAAAATAAGTATTGTGATTTAAAGTTGTGCTTAAGTTGCGTAGTAGGAAACAAATTGCTTCGAAACAAAATAACTTGA
- a CDS encoding response regulator transcription factor, whose amino-acid sequence MKKKVDDFFSLKNSIQRLTEKDFENDFDYLASIEAFARTTYKSIIVVDYDKKGFEYVSENPLFLCGDSPEDVKKMGYAYYFKNVAEEDIDLLFKINTVGFDFYEQIPLEDRLQYTISYDFHIVNQESRRVLVNQKLTPMFLTEEGKIWKAICIKSLSSKETSGNIQIFKENENKMFCYNLEGDYWETKEKIQLTSREREILIYSSRGFTINEIAEAIFVSPDTVKFHRKKIFEKLETANITEAISFATNNKLI is encoded by the coding sequence ATGAAAAAAAAAGTAGATGATTTCTTCTCTCTCAAGAATAGTATTCAGAGGCTCACGGAGAAAGATTTTGAAAATGACTTTGATTACTTGGCTTCAATTGAAGCTTTTGCTAGAACTACTTATAAATCCATAATTGTAGTTGACTACGATAAAAAAGGTTTTGAATACGTTTCGGAAAATCCTTTGTTTTTATGTGGAGATTCTCCAGAGGATGTAAAGAAAATGGGCTATGCCTATTACTTTAAAAATGTAGCTGAAGAAGATATAGACTTACTTTTCAAAATTAATACTGTAGGTTTTGATTTTTACGAACAAATCCCTTTAGAAGATCGTCTACAATATACTATTTCATACGACTTTCATATCGTAAACCAAGAATCTCGACGCGTATTAGTTAATCAAAAACTTACCCCAATGTTCCTAACGGAAGAAGGAAAAATTTGGAAAGCAATATGTATTAAATCACTTTCATCTAAGGAAACTTCTGGTAATATTCAAATCTTTAAAGAAAACGAGAATAAAATGTTTTGTTATAATTTAGAGGGAGATTATTGGGAAACAAAGGAAAAAATTCAATTAACTTCTCGAGAACGTGAAATCTTGATATATTCTTCTAGAGGATTTACCATTAATGAAATTGCTGAAGCTATTTTTGTTTCTCCGGATACGGTAAAATTTCACAGAAAGAAAATATTTGAAAAGTTAGAAACAGCTAATATTACAGAGGCTATTTCATTTGCCACCAATAATAAACTTATTTAA
- a CDS encoding TonB-dependent receptor domain-containing protein — protein MHRIIFFILGLYTSYGFSQVVYKGKVTNKNNEPVEFADVVLLSDKGIYKGTVTNDKGTFEIVAKEGTYTLRVSFLGYKDWSKKVNAVGTVEESITLLENSQELEAVQIEASKKVFKRTADRLVFDVKNSLIGKANGDMTELLSFTPGVFVNGETIQVFGKDGTLILINGRKTKLSGNSLTAFLKSLKATDIDRIEIIKNPPAKYDAEGNVALINIITKKKTIDFWNSNIGASYRQGHNALVSGTGSFNYNKKKFFFSTNVSYINGKWRGEERNKIFYPNNLWNQETNYTYETDLFTANLSSEYRINSKWLIGAQYVGSFNTPGNTSQGTIKVEQPSNSIAKINNTGVEEGERKLNGLNFHSVINITPKRVINIDFDYFDFEREQGSIINTIQTSGNSLSDVTRITNNSLQKISNFSSQVDVEYPIKNVALNFGGKVSFSETDNNVFITGGVGFDQETMFTYKEDIQALYASLSSSFGLTQWSFKSGLRMERTETLSKEHVLDTEVRNDYVNFFPTVYVTYRPGQHHNFSLDYSKRINRPGFSALNPFRIYTSPFSYAEGNPNLRPVLSSNVTFGYLYKNFFSAEIYTSQTENNSGQVAILDNDNLTQSITRLNYFDSFDVGLMLNYLYAKKTWWQSLATFQIYHSTSDSKIAPITPASVTGIGGIIKTTNHFVLDKKQKTLVGFDFTYRFPNTSKDIVYNFEQYLLNAFIKYNATNNLEVSLTVNNILREFNFNNRSTRNQTDAIYNGYYDTQYLKFSINYNFGNRKVRKTNRKMSNVDEKNRTN, from the coding sequence ATGCACAGAATAATATTTTTTATACTGGGCTTATATACTTCTTATGGATTCTCGCAAGTAGTGTATAAGGGAAAAGTAACTAACAAGAATAATGAACCTGTTGAATTTGCTGATGTGGTATTACTTTCTGATAAAGGAATTTACAAGGGTACCGTTACAAATGATAAAGGAACATTCGAAATAGTTGCAAAAGAAGGTACGTATACTTTAAGAGTTAGTTTTTTAGGATATAAAGATTGGAGTAAAAAAGTAAATGCTGTAGGAACTGTTGAAGAATCGATAACACTTTTAGAGAATAGTCAAGAATTGGAAGCAGTACAAATAGAAGCCTCTAAAAAAGTGTTTAAAAGAACAGCAGATCGTCTTGTCTTTGATGTAAAGAATAGTTTAATAGGGAAGGCTAACGGTGATATGACAGAACTGTTAAGTTTTACTCCAGGGGTTTTTGTTAACGGAGAAACTATTCAAGTTTTTGGAAAAGATGGAACCCTCATTTTAATCAATGGAAGAAAAACGAAGTTATCGGGAAATAGTTTAACAGCTTTTTTGAAATCATTAAAAGCTACTGATATTGATCGTATAGAAATAATTAAGAATCCTCCGGCTAAATATGATGCAGAAGGTAATGTCGCCCTTATAAATATTATTACCAAGAAGAAAACGATTGATTTTTGGAATAGTAATATAGGGGCTTCTTACCGTCAAGGTCATAATGCATTGGTGTCAGGTACGGGATCGTTTAATTATAACAAAAAGAAATTTTTCTTCTCAACAAATGTTAGTTATATAAATGGGAAGTGGAGAGGAGAGGAAAGAAATAAAATCTTTTATCCTAATAATTTATGGAACCAAGAAACAAACTATACATATGAAACAGACTTATTTACAGCCAACCTTTCTTCAGAGTATAGAATAAATTCTAAATGGTTGATTGGAGCACAATATGTTGGTAGTTTTAATACTCCAGGAAATACTAGTCAGGGTACTATTAAAGTAGAGCAACCGAGTAACTCTATTGCAAAAATTAATAATACTGGAGTAGAAGAAGGGGAAAGAAAATTAAATGGTTTAAATTTTCATAGTGTAATTAATATAACACCAAAGAGAGTTATTAATATTGATTTTGATTATTTCGATTTTGAACGAGAACAAGGAAGTATAATAAATACCATACAAACTAGTGGTAATAGTCTTTCAGATGTAACTAGGATAACCAATAATTCATTACAAAAAATCTCTAATTTTTCTTCGCAGGTTGATGTCGAATATCCAATTAAAAACGTAGCCTTAAACTTTGGTGGTAAGGTTTCATTTTCAGAAACAGATAATAATGTATTTATAACAGGAGGAGTTGGGTTTGATCAAGAAACCATGTTTACATATAAAGAGGATATTCAAGCTTTATATGCTTCATTGAGCAGTTCTTTTGGTTTGACACAATGGAGTTTTAAATCTGGTTTACGAATGGAAAGAACCGAAACATTGTCTAAAGAACATGTTTTGGATACTGAAGTAAGAAATGACTATGTGAACTTTTTTCCTACAGTGTATGTAACGTATAGGCCAGGTCAACATCATAATTTTTCTCTTGATTATTCGAAAAGAATAAATAGACCAGGCTTTAGTGCACTTAATCCATTTAGAATCTATACAAGTCCGTTTTCATATGCAGAAGGAAACCCTAATTTAAGGCCTGTGTTATCCTCTAATGTTACTTTTGGATATCTATACAAGAACTTTTTTAGTGCAGAAATTTATACTTCTCAAACGGAAAATAACTCAGGACAAGTAGCAATTCTAGACAACGATAATTTAACCCAGTCAATTACAAGATTAAACTACTTTGATAGTTTTGATGTAGGACTTATGTTGAACTACTTATATGCTAAGAAAACTTGGTGGCAAAGTTTAGCTACATTTCAAATTTACCATAGTACATCAGATTCAAAAATTGCACCGATTACTCCTGCATCGGTAACTGGTATCGGAGGAATCATAAAAACTACAAATCATTTTGTTTTAGATAAAAAACAAAAAACATTAGTTGGGTTTGATTTTACCTATCGTTTTCCAAATACCTCAAAAGATATCGTATATAATTTTGAACAGTATTTACTCAATGCTTTTATTAAATATAACGCTACTAATAATTTAGAGGTTTCTTTAACGGTCAATAATATTTTACGAGAATTTAATTTTAATAATCGAAGTACAAGAAATCAAACAGATGCCATTTACAATGGTTATTACGATACTCA
- a CDS encoding sodium:solute symporter: MQPFHILLLILAYFGVLILISYITGKSANNNTFFKANNSSPWYLVAFGMIGASLSGVTFISVPGWIESQQMGYMQMVLGYVLGYAVIGLVLLPLYYKLNLTSIYTYLEDRFGKYSYKTGASFFLLSRTVGAAFRLFLVANVLQLILFDAYGIPFWVTVTITILLIWLYTFKGGIKTIVWTDTLQTLFMLIAVGVCIVMIKDAMQIESLFSYIADNELSKTFFFDDVKAGSYFWKQFFSGAFIAIVMTGLDQDMMQKNLTCRNLKDAQKNMFWFTIVLVIVNFFFLALGVLLTDYAAANGIDAHRDNLFPTIAMSGELGIATSLFFLLGLIAAAYSSADSALTSLTTSFSIDILEIDKKEDEQEKIALRKKIHVLFSLILIATILIFKYFIADASVIAKIFQFAGYTYGPLLGLYAFGLFTKLNVKDKLVPIICLVAPVLTYFISVYSKNSLGFDFGFFVLILNGAITFLGLLLISNKNKSKSLVLPLIMSLLGFIRAILNGFEDWRTILFIFLGIAWLSIAISRSKTDKNA; the protein is encoded by the coding sequence ATGCAACCATTCCATATACTCCTACTTATTTTAGCTTATTTCGGTGTATTAATTCTAATCTCATACATCACTGGAAAATCTGCTAACAACAACACATTTTTTAAAGCAAACAACTCCTCTCCTTGGTATTTAGTTGCCTTTGGTATGATTGGTGCATCTCTCTCTGGAGTTACCTTTATTTCTGTGCCTGGTTGGATCGAGAGTCAACAAATGGGTTATATGCAAATGGTATTAGGGTATGTATTAGGATATGCTGTAATCGGACTAGTTTTATTACCACTTTATTACAAACTCAACCTTACTTCTATTTATACTTATTTAGAAGATCGCTTTGGTAAATACTCTTATAAAACAGGAGCCTCTTTTTTCTTATTATCAAGAACTGTAGGAGCAGCTTTCCGTTTGTTTTTAGTAGCTAACGTATTGCAATTAATTTTGTTTGATGCTTACGGAATTCCGTTTTGGGTAACCGTAACCATTACTATTTTATTAATCTGGTTATATACTTTTAAAGGAGGAATTAAAACCATTGTTTGGACAGACACCTTGCAAACCTTATTTATGTTGATTGCTGTAGGAGTTTGTATTGTGATGATTAAGGATGCGATGCAAATAGAAAGCTTATTCTCCTATATTGCCGATAATGAATTATCTAAAACTTTCTTTTTTGACGATGTAAAAGCGGGAAGTTACTTTTGGAAACAGTTTTTCTCTGGAGCTTTTATTGCTATTGTAATGACAGGATTAGATCAAGACATGATGCAAAAGAACTTAACCTGTCGTAATTTAAAAGATGCTCAAAAGAACATGTTTTGGTTTACCATTGTCCTAGTAATTGTAAACTTTTTCTTTTTAGCTTTAGGAGTATTGTTAACTGATTATGCAGCTGCAAATGGAATCGATGCACATAGAGATAACCTATTCCCTACAATTGCCATGAGTGGCGAATTAGGTATTGCTACTTCCCTATTCTTTTTATTAGGGTTAATAGCCGCAGCCTATTCAAGTGCCGATAGTGCTTTAACTTCTTTAACAACTTCTTTTAGTATTGACATTTTAGAAATTGATAAAAAAGAAGACGAACAAGAAAAAATAGCCCTTCGTAAAAAAATTCACGTGCTATTTTCATTGATTTTAATCGCTACCATTTTAATATTTAAATATTTTATTGCAGATGCCAGCGTCATTGCTAAAATATTCCAGTTTGCTGGATATACCTATGGTCCTTTACTTGGATTGTATGCTTTTGGATTATTTACCAAACTCAATGTAAAAGATAAACTTGTTCCTATTATTTGTTTAGTTGCACCAGTACTTACCTATTTCATAAGTGTATATAGCAAAAATAGTTTAGGGTTTGATTTCGGGTTTTTTGTATTGATTTTAAACGGAGCGATAACCTTCTTAGGGTTACTTTTAATAAGTAATAAAAACAAGAGTAAATCACTTGTTCTTCCATTAATTATGTCTCTTCTTGGTTTTATAAGAGCTATTTTAAATGGATTTGAAGACTGGAGAACAATCTTATTTATCTTTTTAGGAATTGCTTGGTTAAGCATAGCTATTTCAAGATCTAAAACCGACAAAAATGCCTAA